In the Blautia coccoides genome, CCTTCCAAACGGCTGAATTTTTCTTTTTCCTCATCCGGAAGTTCACGCTTCAGCAAAAATCCTTTCATCAGCTCTCCTACAATATGTTCTGAATCGGAGGCACTACCTCCATTTCCACAGACCAGGATTTTCCCGCCCTTTTTACAGCTTTTCAAAAGGAGTTCAAAAGCCTCCCAGACAGGCTGGTCCTTCAGTACAGGATGATCCTCCCGGAATTTATCATATACTGCATGTTCTCTTCCCATTTTTACCTCCCTGAATCGCCACAGAAAGCGCAGCATAGTCACCAATCTTATTTCCCAGTTCAGCCGGCACGATCCTGCATCCTTCCCTTGAAATAGCCAGAGCCTCCTGCTCGATTACCCTCTGTGCACACGGCCACAGCAGTTCCTCACTTCTTTCATAGACACTGCCCAGTACAATAATCTCCGGGTTCAGAATATCTATGAGAATAGCCAATCCCCTTCCCAGATAGTATCCACTGGTTTCGTAAATATCAAGAGCCAGAGGGTCCCCTCCCTTTGCGGCAAGTGCCACTGTCTTTGCCGACAGCTCTTCTATCTGTTCAAAGCTCTGGCAAAAGGAGGGCCGTTCACCTATCTGCAGCTTCTCCAGCACCTTCATCCTGGCAATCTGCGCGATACCTCCTCCGCTGCAGAACCCCTCAAAAGAACCGGACTTTCCGAATCCCACAGGGCCGCTCTCCGTCATTCTCACATGACCTACTTCACCGGCCATATTGCTGGCACCATTGTACAGCTTCCCGTCCAATATTAGTCCGGCGCCCATCCCTGTGCCATAGGTAAGAAATATCACATGCTGATATCCCCTTGCTGCCCCGAACTTCCACTCTGCCAGTGCACAGGCATTTGCATCATTCTGTATGTACGTGGGAATCTGAAATTCCTTTTCCATAATATCCACAATCGGTATATTGTCCCAGCCATATAAATTGGGCGGATTCTTAACCACTCCTTTAATGTGGTCCAAAGGCCCCCCACAGCTTATCCCGATTGCCTGCAGCCTTTCTGTACAGATATCATTACGCCTGAGCAATGCCCGAACTGCCCCGAACAGATCCTGGATCACACAGTCCGGCCCTCTCTTGGCCTCTGTAGCAAAGCATATCCTGTCAAATATCCGGCAGTCCTCATCTGCTTCCCCTGCCTCACCCAGCACTACTGCGCATTTTGTGCCGCCTATATCAATACCAATCACATAGTCTTTCATATCTCAATCTCCTCGCAGGCATCTTTTTAGCGCGTCACTTCTCCCATTCCATGAAATCCACCTCTACAGGCTTTGAATCTACGGAATCACTCACAAGAAATGTCTTGATCTCATAGGGTTTAAACTCCGCATGAATTGTCTTTTCAAGGAAATGGATACAGATATCTGTATGGCATTCCTTTCCCTCTGTCTCATAAAACCTGACAATATACCCGTTATTTTTCTCCGCCTTTTTCAGCGCGGACAACACCACATTACTCTCACTTACGGCCAGTAGTTCTGCCTTCTGCGGATAATCACCCTTATGATATGTCTCGATCACTGTGACACAGGGCTGATTGAGTTCTTCTGCCCGCTGCACCAGATGCGCCTCTCTGCTGGTGCCAAGATGCGGTACGATGGTATATCGGAAATTCTGTATTCCCTGATCAGTGAATTGATAGTCATCTTCCTCCTCATCCAGAATATACGGATTGTGATGAGCATACACAGGGCTTCTCAAAACCGTCAGTTCCATACAGTTTCCCTCAATGCAGGCACTGTATTTGCAGTCATTTAGAATACCAATACCGCAGATGATTTTATTGTTGTCCTCCTGCATACCTGACAGATCCATCCAGCGCTGAACCGGTTCCTCTTCTCCATTGCAGGCCTTCTCTATGCAGCCAAAAGGAATTTCATATATTCCTCTGTACTGGTCAAGTGCAGTCGGGAACTGGATCTTTACACACCGGAATTTTTCCTGCCAGTTGATTTTCGCGGATACTCTGACAGATTTATCTTCTTTATATAATGTGTATATCTGAACCAGTGTAGAATTTTTATACTTGCTGATGACCCGGATACTGCTCCTCACCGGCCCGTCCTCTGTCTTTTTCACGGATTTTGGTTCAAAATACCCCTCCGTTTCATGAAATCTTGTGACACCATGGCTCCAGGTATCGGATTTGTCCTTTACCACTACAGCTCTTCCAAAAGCCCCATCACAGTATTCAATCCTGTTTTCCTTATCCCAGATGGAAATGATGGCTCCTGTCCTTTCTTCAAACTGTACACGGATCTGCTCATTTTCCAGTACCAAAGCCTGCATCGAATGCTCTGCCTCCTGCTCCCGTTCCACTGCGTAGATACGGAACACAGCATATCCAAGGGAGGGCACACATGCTTTGAATACGATCCTGTTTCTGCCGTTTACTTTGGCATCTGAAGATATTTTCTGAGACGGCACCACATTTCCATCGCTGTCCTTTACAAGATAGGATTCACCCCTGCAGGAATTGCCGAACATCCCTGTCTCCACTTCCACATACTCCTCTGTCTCCCAGCCATGGGGATTAAAAACAACTACCGGGAGCATATTCTCCTCCTGGTCAATATCAATATGGAAGGATACAGCCTGAAGACTGTTATTCTCATTTCGCGCTGCAATGGACAGGGCTTCGCCCAACTCGTTTCTGGTATCCTCATACGCTGTCTGAATACTGGAGCCTGCCAAAATGTCATGGAACTGGTTAAATAAAACACGCTTCCACCCCTCTGTCAGCCCCTCTGTATATCCTTGTCCCGCCACAAGCTCGGACAAAACAGAAAATTTCTCTGCTCTCAAAAGAGCGTTTTCCGCCTTCCGGTTATAACGCTTCACCTGAGATTCCGCACTGTAACAGCCGCTGGAATGATGCTGAAGGTCTCCGTGTACCACGGGCAGCTCATAGTTTCCTTCCCTTAGCTTCTCAAAATAAAAATCAGGGTCTGCAAATATGATCTCAACATCATCCCATTCCTTCTGAAGCTTTTTCACAGTCTCAATATTCTCAATGGTTGGTCCTCCCCCATGGTTACCCACACCAAAAAAACACATCAGTTCCTCCACGCCTGCATCAAATTCCTCCCTGCAGGCTCTCATATGGTCCTCAAGCCTGCCGAAGGTGCAGTAGGAAAAGGGCAGGCGGAAAGCATGTACCCTGGATCCGTCGTCCGATTCCCATATAAAATTCCTGGCAGGCAGACCTTTTTCCTGAGGGCTTGGACGCATAAACACATAATTTTCCATACCGGACAACCGCAGGATCTGAGGCATCATTCCCTGATGGCCAAAACTGTCCACATTATATCCTGTTTTGGCTATCACGCCGAACTTTTCCTTGAAATAATTCTGGGAGATCAGAGCATGGCGGGCAAAGGATTCTCCACAGGGAATATTACAGTCAGGCTGTACCCACCAGCCCCCGCAGATCACCCAGCGCCCTTCCCTGATCCTCTTTTCAATCTCTGAAAACATCTCCGGATCATTTTTTTCGATCCACTCATAAAACTGCGCGGAGCTTGATGTAAATATTACATCATCATATTCATTGAGGCGTTCCAGTGCTGATCTACAGGTGGCTTTATTCTCCTGGAATCCCTCCTGCCATGGCCAAAGCCATACAGGGTCAAGATGCGCATTTCCTATCATATACATTTTTTTCATAACAGTAACCTCCCAATTTCCGTTAAATAAGTTTTTGACATCAGCCTTTTGACGCTCCTGTCATTGCAAATCCCTTTGACATATAGTTTTGTGAAAAGAAATATAAAACAAATACAGGAAGCATATAGACAATAGAATAGGCTGCCAACTGTCCATAGATAACCTGTCCGCGTTCCCCAAAAAACCGGTAAATATTTACGGCAGCCGGTATCTTCTCCGTGGACTGCAGTAAAATAAGAGGTACAAAGAAATTCCCCCAGCTTCCTACAAAGGTAAACATGGCAACTGTAAATAATCCGGGAAGCATTAAGGGCAGTACCACGTGCACCACACTCTTAACTGCAGACGCGCCGTCAATCCACGCCGCTTCTTCCAAATCCACAGAAACCCCATCCAGAAAATTTTTCATCATCCAGATCCCGTAGGGAAGGCCGGATGCCGAAAGAAATATAATGGTTCCCCCTAAGGAATCAACCAGTTTCATCATGATAAACATCTGGTAAACCGGCACCATAACTGCCGTTATGGGAATAGAAGTCAAAAACAGCATTCCCATGGTGATCTTCTGCCCTGTCTTCAGCTCATATCTTGACAGCGGATAAGCTGCCAGCAGGGAGCATACCAGTACGATCCCGGTCTGTACTACAGAAATAAACAAGCTGTTTAAAAACCCTCTCTGATTTTTGGCATCTGTCAGGATAATCCTGAAATTCTCAACACTCATATGCTTTGGCACTGCAAAAGCCTGACTGGCTTCCGGATTAAATGCCGCAAAGACCAGCCAAAGAAGAGGAAGTAAAAATGCCCCCGCAATCAGCAGTAAAATCATATAGGGAATAATCTTCTGTATATTTTTATTTTTTTTCTTCATTATTATAATCCCCCTCCTAATCACCATCATTTGCGCGGATCAGCCTGATATACACAAGACTCAGCAGAATACCGATCGCCAGAATAAAAAGAGCAATTGCCATGCCGTATCCTATCTGATATGCGATAAACGCTTTCTGATACATGAAAATGGAAAGTGTTGTGGTCATAATAGCCGGCCCGCCACCCGTCATGGCAAACACCAGACCAAATGCGCCCAGTGTGGACAATGTGACAATTACAAATGTGGTTGCCATGGTGCTTTTTATCATAGGAAGTGTGATCCTGAGTAATATTTGAAGTCCGTTGGCACCGTCAATTTTTGCCGCCTCCACTATGTCATCAGATATGTTGTCCAGGGAAGCCTGGAACATCATCATGGAATATGCGGAGCCTTTCCATATATTTGCTATGACAACACAGGCCATGGGAAATGTGAAAAGCCAGGAAACCGGCGAAGCCCCGAATATGCCTATGATCTTATTCAATGTACCGCCATCGGCAAAAAAGGAGCTGAACATAAATGCCGCGATCACTTCCGGAGTGATCCAGCCTGCCACTACTGTAAAGCCGACAAATTTACGGACCAGCCTGTTCTTTCCCCGCATCAGAGACGCCAGCAGAAATCCCAGACACTGCTGCCCGATAATACCTGAAAATACCAGAAACACCATTGTATTTTTTAATACAGTGAGTAATTTAGGGTCTTTGAATAT is a window encoding:
- a CDS encoding carbohydrate ABC transporter permease — its product is MKKKNKNIQKIIPYMILLLIAGAFLLPLLWLVFAAFNPEASQAFAVPKHMSVENFRIILTDAKNQRGFLNSLFISVVQTGIVLVCSLLAAYPLSRYELKTGQKITMGMLFLTSIPITAVMVPVYQMFIMMKLVDSLGGTIIFLSASGLPYGIWMMKNFLDGVSVDLEEAAWIDGASAVKSVVHVVLPLMLPGLFTVAMFTFVGSWGNFFVPLILLQSTEKIPAAVNIYRFFGERGQVIYGQLAAYSIVYMLPVFVLYFFSQNYMSKGFAMTGASKG
- a CDS encoding alpha-mannosidase, with product MKKMYMIGNAHLDPVWLWPWQEGFQENKATCRSALERLNEYDDVIFTSSSAQFYEWIEKNDPEMFSEIEKRIREGRWVICGGWWVQPDCNIPCGESFARHALISQNYFKEKFGVIAKTGYNVDSFGHQGMMPQILRLSGMENYVFMRPSPQEKGLPARNFIWESDDGSRVHAFRLPFSYCTFGRLEDHMRACREEFDAGVEELMCFFGVGNHGGGPTIENIETVKKLQKEWDDVEIIFADPDFYFEKLREGNYELPVVHGDLQHHSSGCYSAESQVKRYNRKAENALLRAEKFSVLSELVAGQGYTEGLTEGWKRVLFNQFHDILAGSSIQTAYEDTRNELGEALSIAARNENNSLQAVSFHIDIDQEENMLPVVVFNPHGWETEEYVEVETGMFGNSCRGESYLVKDSDGNVVPSQKISSDAKVNGRNRIVFKACVPSLGYAVFRIYAVEREQEAEHSMQALVLENEQIRVQFEERTGAIISIWDKENRIEYCDGAFGRAVVVKDKSDTWSHGVTRFHETEGYFEPKSVKKTEDGPVRSSIRVISKYKNSTLVQIYTLYKEDKSVRVSAKINWQEKFRCVKIQFPTALDQYRGIYEIPFGCIEKACNGEEEPVQRWMDLSGMQEDNNKIICGIGILNDCKYSACIEGNCMELTVLRSPVYAHHNPYILDEEEDDYQFTDQGIQNFRYTIVPHLGTSREAHLVQRAEELNQPCVTVIETYHKGDYPQKAELLAVSESNVVLSALKKAEKNNGYIVRFYETEGKECHTDICIHFLEKTIHAEFKPYEIKTFLVSDSVDSKPVEVDFMEWEK
- a CDS encoding ROK family protein, with the protein product MKDYVIGIDIGGTKCAVVLGEAGEADEDCRIFDRICFATEAKRGPDCVIQDLFGAVRALLRRNDICTERLQAIGISCGGPLDHIKGVVKNPPNLYGWDNIPIVDIMEKEFQIPTYIQNDANACALAEWKFGAARGYQHVIFLTYGTGMGAGLILDGKLYNGASNMAGEVGHVRMTESGPVGFGKSGSFEGFCSGGGIAQIARMKVLEKLQIGERPSFCQSFEQIEELSAKTVALAAKGGDPLALDIYETSGYYLGRGLAILIDILNPEIIVLGSVYERSEELLWPCAQRVIEQEALAISREGCRIVPAELGNKIGDYAALSVAIQGGKNGKRTCSI
- a CDS encoding carbohydrate ABC transporter permease, with translation MVGTRNQQKRKIWKTALFFSPSILLLGIFFIGPMVMTVFFSFTDISLTGSSAQAMKFVGFRNFIEIFKDPKLLTVLKNTMVFLVFSGIIGQQCLGFLLASLMRGKNRLVRKFVGFTVVAGWITPEVIAAFMFSSFFADGGTLNKIIGIFGASPVSWLFTFPMACVVIANIWKGSAYSMMMFQASLDNISDDIVEAAKIDGANGLQILLRITLPMIKSTMATTFVIVTLSTLGAFGLVFAMTGGGPAIMTTTLSIFMYQKAFIAYQIGYGMAIALFILAIGILLSLVYIRLIRANDGD